The proteins below come from a single Mya arenaria isolate MELC-2E11 chromosome 8, ASM2691426v1 genomic window:
- the LOC128243334 gene encoding methyltransferase-like protein 17, mitochondrial isoform X1, translated as MAAPMKSVKLVKSFYTYSRLSALKFEQKLGDVSPKHGSKELPKEWESRRLPLDWCMDQIEEEKCVADPLRYPKHHAGLMTIRNIEMPKLLVKNAREILEEHDLIDQASFVQEVVRLQQIYLRRQPPLDKEMYSTKMLALAQKVYEDKLTELKIKPEDMSQEDAMKLNKDLQRKVITAYNKTTHNHYVMEYSGHNKLIYLGARLSPNYRVLLQIFYELQRFDSEFVPTSLLNVGSGVASAVWASNTIWKKAVQENYCVDTCTQMNDLARSLLSIDRGHPLKLAVNGATFREAIPSDKDSNNRFPLVVSAYLLMEMPSVVERLELVELLWRLTDNYLVLVEHGTMAGYKLIQEARDYILQFGKENPSQEGHVFAPCMHDQLCPKMTHLELPCNFTVEYKALLLDVDHGQGSPRREERYSYVVMKKGPRPEQTDLMPRLVGVNKKSGHVVLDMCLPDASYRRFNVSKKNSVHMLRCAKRCKAGDFLPCSIPESFGKGDNSEEALQEHNSSKDDDDSNYTP; from the exons ATGGCTGCGCCCATGAAGTCTGTCAAACTTGTGAAGAGTTTCTATACATACAGCAGATTGTCAGCTCTTAAATTTGAGCAGAAACTG GGAGATGTCAGTCCAAAGCATGGAAGCAAGGAGCTGCCAAAAGAGTGGGAGTCCAGACGTCTTCCTCTCGACTGGTGTATGGATCAAATTGAAGAGGAAAAATGTGTTGCTGATCCATTGAGATATCCCAAACATCATGCAGGATTAATGACCATAAGAAATATAGAAATGCCTAAACTTCTAGTGAAAAATGCTAGAGAAATTTTAGAAG AACATGATCTGATAGACCAAGCTAGTTTTGTGCAGGAGGTGGTGAGACTGCAGCAGATATACCTGCGTCGACAACCACCCTTGGACAAAGAGATGTACAGCACCAAGATGCTGGCACTTGCCCAAAAAGTGTATGAAG ATAAACTGACAGAGCTTAAAATTAAGCCTGAGGATATGTCTCAAGAGGACGCCATGAAACTGAATAAAGATCTACAGAGAAAAGTGATAACTGCATATAATAAGACAACACACAACCATTATGTAATGGA GTATAGTGGTCACAACAAGCTTATTTACCTGGGTGCAAGGCTGTCACCAAACTACAGGGTTCTGCTTCAGATATTTTATGAG TTACAGAGGTTTGATTCAGAGTTTGTACCAACTTCTCTGCTTAATGTGGGATCTGGTGTTGCTTCTGCTGTTTG GGCGTCCAATACAATCTGGAAGAAAGCTGTGCAGGAGAATTACTGTGTGGACACTTGCACTCAGATGAATGACCTTGCACGCTCTCTGCTCTCTATAG ACAGGGGACACCCATTGAAACTTGCTGTAAATGGAGCTACTTTCAGGGAAGCCATTCCATCAGATAAG GATTCTAACAACCGGTTTCCCCTGGTGGTCAGTGCCTACCTGCTGATGGAGATGCCCAGTGTAGTTGAACGGCTCGAGCTTGTGGAGTTACTGTGGAGACTTACTGATAATTATTTG GTACTGGTTGAGCATGGCACCATGGCTGGGTACAAGCTCATTCAGGAGGCTAGGGATTATATTCTACAG TTTGGAAAGGAGAACCCATCACAAGAAGGACATGTCTTTGCCCCT tgtatgCATGACCAACTGTGTCCGAAGATGACACACCTTGAGCTGCCTTGTAACTTCACTGTTGAGTACAAGGCTCTCCTACTGGACGTTGAT CATGGACAGGGAAGCCCAAGAAGGGAAGAGCGATACAGCTATGTGGTAATGAAGAAGGGACCCAGGCCGGAACAGACAG ACTTGATGCCCCGCTTGGTTGGTGTAAACAAGAAGTCTGGCCATGTAGTTTTGGATATGTGTCTTCCAGATGCCTCGTATAGGCGCTTTAATGTCAGCAAGAAGAACTCTGT